A genome region from Longimicrobiaceae bacterium includes the following:
- a CDS encoding cold shock domain-containing protein — MRTTGTVKWFNDAKGFGFITPESGEKDCFVHHSAIQAQGFRTLAEGERVEFTIVDGAKGPAAENVTRVD; from the coding sequence ATGCGCACCACCGGTACCGTGAAGTGGTTCAACGACGCGAAGGGCTTCGGCTTCATCACGCCTGAGAGCGGGGAGAAGGACTGCTTCGTCCATCACTCCGCCATCCAGGCGCAGGGCTTCCGCACCCTCGCCGAGGGCGAGCGGGTCGAGTTCACCATCGTCGACGGTGCCAAGGGCCCCGCGGCGGAGAACGTGACCCGCGTCGACTGA
- a CDS encoding zinc ribbon domain-containing protein, whose translation MDALDRLYRRMVESLAHAPREAGGVPVTIGEVYQTLVPYRAVRADLGFTELAAYEHALLRLLAGERGYVRVDAVDVLEELQRELAAPNPILGVYRDYSDAAAHVNPNIAVRIDVPSPPPPAASAASPAGERAPRRAGAKPPPSMDATSPRQAAPAAAPQAPPAPACPGCRSTLPKDGDVRFCPFCGKCLKPVPCAECSAMVEPEWSFCANCGWPRQTAPAPAPKPEQRLR comes from the coding sequence ATGGACGCACTGGACCGCCTGTACCGGCGGATGGTAGAGAGCCTGGCCCACGCCCCGCGCGAGGCCGGCGGCGTGCCCGTGACCATCGGCGAGGTGTACCAGACACTGGTGCCGTACCGCGCCGTGCGGGCGGACCTGGGCTTCACCGAGCTGGCCGCGTACGAGCACGCCCTGCTGCGCCTGCTGGCCGGCGAGCGCGGGTACGTGCGCGTGGACGCGGTCGACGTGCTGGAGGAGCTGCAGCGCGAGCTGGCCGCGCCGAATCCCATCCTCGGCGTCTACCGGGACTACTCCGACGCCGCGGCGCACGTCAACCCCAACATCGCCGTGCGGATCGACGTGCCGTCGCCGCCGCCTCCCGCCGCCTCCGCTGCGTCTCCCGCGGGCGAGCGCGCGCCGCGCCGCGCGGGTGCGAAGCCGCCGCCGTCGATGGACGCCACCTCGCCCCGCCAGGCCGCTCCCGCCGCCGCGCCGCAGGCGCCTCCCGCGCCCGCGTGCCCCGGCTGCCGGTCCACGCTGCCCAAGGACGGCGACGTGCGCTTCTGCCCGTTCTGCGGCAAGTGCCTCAAGCCCGTGCCGTGCGCCGAGTGCAGCGCCATGGTGGAGCCGGAGTGGAGCTTCTGCGCCAACTGCGGCTGGCCCCGGCAGACGGCGCCGGCCCCCGCGCCCAAGCCGGAACAGCGCTTGCGGTAG
- a CDS encoding tetratricopeptide repeat protein yields MSTDRESTLRPLRAAEQELWALRGGDEGARARAVVRLAGAVETTLRRLLRDDPTAPVDLRLRALSPDDLPAEAMLAELRQRDRLPMELAAGFYEMMAGANRIAAGGAATQRDADVALSVAEGLERHVTAHPLPTAMQDPVFTPADQTLIPPSAEEEAVHAVPTSASRGRPWGLIATAAVLAALLVGAAVWLTRGRSGTAELARGESLFRQGQVNEAERTFMAYSVAHPDDATPHLYLSQIYRRSGRRADSAREIKAGLQAAPDDPRLRTELGFLLLDSGHPAQAVPHFRTAIAADPQSTLGWGGLVRALRAAGQPAAAERALAGAPPQVRAMIPAAPLPAAPAYPADGTVPAGGPGAPAGAQPPAVTVP; encoded by the coding sequence ATGAGCACGGACCGGGAATCTACGCTGCGGCCGCTGCGCGCGGCCGAGCAGGAGCTGTGGGCGCTTCGCGGCGGCGACGAGGGCGCCAGGGCGCGTGCGGTGGTGAGGCTGGCGGGGGCGGTCGAGACCACGCTGCGGCGCCTGCTGCGCGACGACCCCACCGCGCCGGTGGACCTGCGCCTGCGCGCGCTGTCGCCAGACGACCTGCCGGCCGAGGCCATGCTGGCCGAGCTGCGCCAGCGCGACCGCCTGCCCATGGAGCTGGCGGCGGGCTTCTACGAGATGATGGCCGGCGCGAACCGCATCGCCGCGGGCGGCGCGGCCACGCAGCGCGACGCCGACGTGGCGCTCTCCGTGGCCGAGGGGCTGGAGCGGCACGTCACCGCGCATCCCCTGCCCACGGCCATGCAGGACCCGGTCTTCACGCCCGCGGACCAGACGCTCATCCCCCCGTCGGCCGAAGAGGAGGCCGTGCACGCCGTGCCCACCTCCGCCTCGCGCGGGCGCCCGTGGGGGCTGATCGCCACAGCGGCGGTGCTGGCGGCGCTGCTCGTGGGCGCGGCGGTGTGGCTCACGCGCGGGCGGAGCGGCACGGCCGAGTTGGCGCGCGGAGAGTCGCTCTTCCGCCAGGGCCAGGTGAACGAGGCCGAGCGGACCTTCATGGCGTACTCCGTCGCGCATCCGGACGACGCCACGCCGCACCTCTACCTCTCGCAGATCTACCGCCGCTCCGGCCGGCGGGCGGACTCCGCGCGCGAGATCAAGGCGGGGCTCCAGGCCGCGCCCGACGACCCGCGGCTGCGCACCGAGCTGGGCTTCCTGCTGCTGGACAGCGGGCACCCTGCGCAGGCGGTCCCGCACTTCCGCACCGCCATCGCCGCGGACCCGCAGAGCACGCTCGGCTGGGGCGGCCTGGTCCGCGCACTCCGCGCCGCCGGCCAGCCCGCCGCCGCCGAGCGCGCGCTGGCCGGCGCCCCGCCGCAGGTGCGCGCGATGATCCCCGCCGCGCCCTTGCCGGCCGCGCCCGCGTATCCAGCCGATGGCACCGTTCCCGCCGGCGGCCCCGGCGCGCCCGCGGGCGCCCAGCCGCCGGCCGTGACCGTCCCGTAG
- a CDS encoding c-type cytochrome, translating into MAAVLVAAAACGKGAGAGGGADGQQAEAPVVHRAAPPGAMPQGVAADAGTEGQQIFAERCVVCHGENGEGTQLGSALTDTAWTVAKGGSFEEIGTVVRNGAPGRKDEISYMPASHELTDAQVRAVAAYTYSLSHKQ; encoded by the coding sequence ATGGCGGCCGTGCTGGTCGCGGCTGCGGCATGCGGGAAGGGTGCGGGCGCGGGCGGCGGGGCGGACGGGCAGCAGGCGGAGGCTCCGGTGGTGCACAGGGCCGCGCCGCCGGGGGCCATGCCGCAGGGCGTGGCGGCCGACGCGGGCACCGAGGGCCAGCAGATCTTCGCCGAGCGGTGCGTGGTGTGTCACGGCGAGAACGGCGAGGGGACGCAGCTGGGCTCCGCGCTCACCGACACCGCGTGGACCGTGGCGAAGGGCGGCTCGTTCGAGGAGATCGGCACCGTGGTGCGCAACGGCGCCCCCGGCCGCAAGGACGAGATTTCGTACATGCCCGCGTCGCACGAGCTCACCGACGCTCAGGTCCGCGCCGTCGCCGCCTACACGTACTCCCTCTCGCACAAGCAGTAG
- the rpsU gene encoding 30S ribosomal protein S21, whose protein sequence is MVEIQLGENDRLDWALKQFRRRMIRSGLFKDMRRKRFYEKPSEAKKAKSKAAQRRRAKDRRSARRGGQF, encoded by the coding sequence GTGGTCGAGATTCAGCTTGGTGAGAACGATCGTCTGGACTGGGCGCTGAAGCAGTTCCGCCGTCGCATGATCCGTTCGGGTCTGTTCAAGGACATGCGCCGCAAGCGGTTCTACGAGAAGCCCAGCGAGGCGAAGAAGGCCAAGTCGAAGGCTGCGCAGCGCCGTCGTGCGAAGGACCGCCGCAGTGCCCGCCGCGGGGGGCAGTTCTAG